A stretch of Thermoanaerobacter uzonensis DSM 18761 DNA encodes these proteins:
- a CDS encoding thiamine pyrophosphate-dependent enzyme — protein sequence MAVVFQKTKGLTDTPFHYCPGCTHGIIHRLVAEVMEELDVLDKAIGVAPVGCAVFAYEYFNCDMQEAAHGRAPAVATGIKRVHPDKIVFTYQGDGDLAAIGTAEIVHAAARGENITVIFVNNANYGMTGGQMAPTTLIGQETLTTPYGRKPEINGYPIKMSEMLSTLEGAAYIERVAVYDVKHVMQAKKAIKNAFLAQIQKKGFAMVEVLSSCPTNWGMTPIEALNWIKDHMEPYYPLGVYKNTLEEVK from the coding sequence ATGGCTGTTGTATTTCAAAAAACAAAGGGATTAACAGATACGCCTTTCCATTATTGTCCCGGTTGTACCCACGGTATAATCCATAGGCTGGTAGCTGAAGTTATGGAAGAATTAGATGTTTTAGATAAAGCAATAGGAGTTGCTCCTGTAGGATGTGCTGTATTTGCATATGAGTATTTTAATTGCGATATGCAAGAGGCTGCTCATGGAAGGGCTCCAGCAGTTGCTACAGGTATAAAGAGAGTTCATCCTGATAAAATTGTGTTTACTTATCAAGGAGATGGAGACTTAGCAGCTATTGGAACGGCAGAGATTGTTCATGCGGCGGCAAGGGGAGAAAATATAACAGTTATTTTTGTCAACAATGCTAACTATGGAATGACAGGAGGACAAATGGCTCCAACAACTCTAATCGGGCAAGAAACTTTGACAACCCCTTATGGAAGAAAACCAGAGATAAATGGTTATCCTATTAAAATGAGCGAAATGCTCTCAACCTTGGAGGGAGCAGCTTATATTGAGAGGGTTGCTGTTTATGATGTAAAACATGTAATGCAGGCTAAAAAAGCTATAAAAAACGCATTTTTGGCTCAAATACAAAAGAAAGGATTTGCAATGGTGGAAGTTCTATCTAGTTGTCCTACTAACTGGGGTATGACACCAATAGAGGCATTAAATTGGATAAAAGATCATATGGAACCTTATTACCCTTTGGGTGTGTATAAAAACACCTTGGAGGAGGTTAAGTAA
- a CDS encoding 3-methyl-2-oxobutanoate dehydrogenase subunit VorB, with translation MAKVLMKGNEALAEAAIQAGCRHYFGYPITPQNEVTAYMAKRMPEVGGVFLQAESEVSAINMVYGAGGAGARVMTSTSSPGLSLMQEGISYLAGAQVPCVIVNIMRGGPGLGDIQGAQGDYFQSTKGGGHGDYRLIVLAPSTIQEMADLVQEAFDIADEYRNPVVILGDGMLGQMMEPVDFENIQKRKRDIPEKTWATTGRGNREHRNIINSLYIDPPVLEKYNYQLFEKYAKAEKNEVRYEMINCEDADVILVAYGTIARVAKNVMNIARREGYKVGLIRPISLWPFPKEPFEQTIDTAKAYLTVEMSMGQMVEDVKLAVQFKKPVYFYGRPGGMIPEPAVMLEQIKKIAGGVK, from the coding sequence ATGGCTAAGGTATTAATGAAAGGTAATGAGGCGTTAGCGGAAGCAGCTATTCAAGCTGGGTGTAGACATTATTTTGGTTATCCTATAACACCTCAAAATGAGGTTACAGCTTACATGGCAAAGAGAATGCCAGAGGTAGGTGGCGTATTTTTACAAGCAGAGAGTGAGGTTTCTGCTATAAATATGGTATATGGAGCAGGTGGAGCAGGAGCTCGTGTTATGACTTCCACCAGCAGCCCTGGTTTGAGTCTTATGCAAGAAGGTATATCATATCTTGCAGGTGCTCAAGTACCTTGTGTAATTGTGAATATAATGAGGGGTGGCCCAGGATTAGGAGATATTCAAGGAGCTCAAGGAGATTACTTTCAATCTACAAAAGGAGGGGGCCATGGAGATTATAGATTGATTGTCCTTGCTCCTTCTACAATCCAAGAAATGGCAGATTTAGTTCAAGAAGCTTTTGATATTGCAGATGAATATAGGAACCCGGTTGTTATATTGGGAGATGGGATGTTAGGGCAGATGATGGAACCTGTAGATTTTGAAAATATTCAAAAAAGAAAGAGAGATATTCCAGAAAAAACATGGGCTACTACAGGCAGAGGAAATAGAGAGCATAGAAATATAATAAACTCTTTATATATCGATCCACCTGTATTAGAGAAATATAATTATCAATTGTTTGAAAAATATGCAAAGGCCGAAAAGAATGAAGTTAGATATGAAATGATAAATTGCGAAGATGCGGATGTTATTTTAGTTGCTTATGGTACTATTGCCCGCGTAGCAAAGAATGTGATGAATATTGCAAGAAGAGAAGGGTATAAGGTAGGGTTAATAAGACCTATTTCTTTGTGGCCTTTTCCGAAAGAGCCTTTTGAACAGACAATTGATACGGCAAAAGCTTATTTGACTGTAGAAATGAGCATGGGGCAAATGGTAGAAGATGTAAAACTTGCAGTACAATTCAAAAAGCCGGTTTATTTCTATGGAAGGCCGGGTGGTATGATACCAGAACCAGCTGTGATGCTAGAACAAATTAAGAAAATAGCAGGAGGTGTTAAATAA
- a CDS encoding indolepyruvate oxidoreductase subunit beta — MQEVKSILMVGVGGQGTILASNVLAEGLLKSGYDVKMSEVHGMSQRGGSVNTQIRFGEKVYSPVIEVGAADVIVAFEKMEAVRWLNYLKKDGVVILNTVEIPPLSVLIGKEEYPKNLIEEISKSVKTIAVDADKIAEGLGNVKTQNIVLLGVLVKYLGLQDIDWEEVIKNNVPQKFVELNINAFKKGLEIN; from the coding sequence GTGCAAGAAGTAAAGAGTATATTAATGGTAGGGGTAGGAGGGCAAGGCACTATTCTAGCCAGTAATGTTTTGGCGGAAGGACTATTAAAAAGTGGTTATGATGTAAAAATGTCAGAAGTCCACGGCATGTCTCAAAGAGGAGGAAGTGTCAATACTCAAATAAGGTTTGGAGAAAAAGTTTATTCTCCAGTCATTGAAGTTGGGGCTGCTGATGTTATCGTAGCCTTTGAAAAAATGGAAGCCGTGCGATGGCTAAATTACCTTAAAAAAGATGGTGTTGTCATTCTAAATACAGTAGAAATACCTCCACTTTCTGTGCTCATAGGCAAAGAAGAATATCCAAAAAACTTGATTGAGGAAATATCAAAAAGCGTAAAGACAATTGCAGTAGATGCAGATAAGATAGCAGAAGGCCTTGGGAATGTAAAAACGCAAAATATAGTTCTTTTGGGAGTACTTGTTAAATATTTAGGACTACAAGACATTGATTGGGAAGAGGTAATAAAAAATAACGTGCCACAAAAATTTGTTGAATTAAATATAAATGCATTTAAAAAAGGACTTGAGATAAACTGA
- the glmS gene encoding glutamine--fructose-6-phosphate transaminase (isomerizing) — MCGIVGYIGDKQATPILLEGLTKLEYRGYDSAGIAILNDGNINIKKAKGRLNVLKELVEKDNMEGTIGIGHTRWATHGEPSDTNSHPHLSQSGLIAVVHNGIIENYLPLKKWLLEEGYTFKSETDTEVVANLLEYYYNGDIVEAVKKVLDRIEGSYALGVLCKNNPDMIVAARKEAPLIVGIGNGENFIASDIPAILKHTRSVYFLDDHEIAIIKKDSAEFIDMFGRQVEKSLFEVKWDVEAAEKGGYEHFMIKEIHEQPSAIKDTLRGRIIDDSEIVLDDVKITKEDLEKIDKIFIVACGTAYHAGVVGKYVIENLARIPVEVDVASEFRYRNPIVNERTLTIVISQSGETADTIAALKEAKKKGSRVIAITNVVGSSVSREADDVLYTWAGPEIAVASTKAYTTQLIALYLVAMDLAIKRGTITKTKVMELCTELKKLPEKVQHLLDNKETIQKFAYEHYNAKDVFYIGRGLDYAVAMEGSLKLKEISYIHSEAYPAGELKHGTLALVEEGTLVIALATQDDLFEKMLSNIKEVKARGGFLVAFAKQGNLQLEDVVDKVIYIPETLKELTPVLTVVPLQLLAYYMAVEKGCDVDKPRNLAKSVTVE, encoded by the coding sequence ATGTGTGGAATTGTAGGATATATTGGCGATAAACAGGCGACGCCAATACTTTTAGAAGGTTTGACAAAATTGGAGTATCGGGGCTATGATTCGGCAGGAATTGCCATTTTAAATGACGGCAATATAAATATAAAGAAAGCGAAAGGAAGATTAAACGTCCTAAAAGAACTTGTTGAAAAAGATAATATGGAAGGGACAATAGGCATAGGACACACAAGGTGGGCTACGCATGGTGAACCATCTGATACAAACTCTCATCCTCATTTATCCCAATCAGGGCTAATTGCAGTAGTCCACAATGGCATAATTGAAAACTACCTGCCACTTAAAAAATGGCTATTGGAAGAAGGCTATACTTTTAAGTCTGAGACTGATACAGAAGTTGTAGCAAATTTGCTGGAGTATTATTACAATGGCGATATAGTAGAGGCTGTGAAAAAAGTTTTAGACAGAATTGAAGGTTCTTATGCCTTAGGCGTTTTGTGCAAAAACAATCCCGATATGATTGTAGCTGCAAGAAAAGAAGCACCTCTTATAGTTGGAATAGGCAATGGTGAAAACTTTATTGCATCTGATATCCCAGCTATATTAAAACATACAAGAAGTGTATATTTCCTTGATGATCATGAGATTGCCATAATTAAAAAAGACAGCGCAGAGTTTATAGACATGTTTGGAAGGCAAGTAGAAAAATCGCTTTTTGAAGTAAAATGGGATGTAGAGGCGGCTGAAAAGGGCGGTTATGAACATTTCATGATAAAAGAAATTCACGAGCAGCCAAGCGCTATAAAAGATACATTAAGAGGCAGAATAATTGATGATTCAGAAATAGTTTTAGATGATGTGAAAATTACAAAAGAAGACCTTGAAAAGATAGATAAAATTTTTATTGTGGCGTGTGGAACAGCTTATCATGCGGGTGTTGTTGGGAAATACGTCATAGAAAATCTTGCGAGAATACCTGTTGAAGTAGATGTCGCTTCAGAATTTAGATATAGAAACCCCATAGTGAATGAAAGAACTCTTACAATTGTAATAAGCCAGTCAGGGGAAACAGCAGATACCATTGCTGCATTAAAAGAAGCTAAGAAAAAAGGGTCAAGAGTTATAGCCATTACAAACGTGGTCGGAAGTTCTGTCTCCAGAGAAGCAGATGATGTACTATACACATGGGCAGGTCCTGAAATAGCTGTTGCTTCCACCAAAGCTTATACTACGCAACTTATAGCTCTCTATCTTGTAGCTATGGACCTTGCAATAAAAAGAGGGACAATAACTAAAACAAAGGTTATGGAACTTTGCACAGAATTAAAAAAGCTCCCAGAAAAAGTTCAGCACCTTCTTGACAACAAAGAGACAATTCAAAAATTTGCTTATGAACATTACAACGCGAAAGACGTTTTTTACATTGGAAGAGGACTGGACTATGCCGTTGCTATGGAGGGTTCTTTAAAACTCAAAGAAATATCCTATATCCATTCAGAGGCTTATCCGGCTGGTGAATTAAAACACGGTACTTTGGCCCTTGTAGAAGAGGGAACACTTGTGATAGCTCTTGCAACACAAGATGACCTTTTTGAAAAGATGCTCAGCAATATAAAAGAAGTAAAAGCAAGAGGCGGTTTTTTAGTCGCCTTTGCAAAACAAGGCAATCTTCAGCTGGAGGACGTTGTAGATAAAGTAATATATATACCTGAAACGCTTAAAGAGCTTACTCCAGTATTGACAGTTGTGCCTTTGCAACTTTTAGCCTATTATATGGCAGTTGAAAAGGGCTGCGATGTGGATAAACCGCGTAACCTTGCAAAATCAGTTACAGTAGAATAA
- the glmM gene encoding phosphoglucosamine mutase has protein sequence MARLFGTDGVRGIANYDLTPQLAFELGRAGAYVLTHGTHRPKVVVGKDSRISGDMLECALTAGLTSVGAEVISVGIIPTPAVAYLTRLYQADAGIMISASHNPVEYNGIKFFDKDGYKLPDEVEDRIENIMKEKIELPSPIGTGVGTRKEYTNSHRDYIEFLKSTIDGNLKGIKIVIDCAYGASSTVAPILFKELGAEVILYGAEPLGEKINVNCGSTHPEKLQELVVKNGADIGLAFDGDADRLIAVDEKGNIVDGDHIMAICAIDLKKKGGLKNNTVVATVMSNIGFEIALKEQGINLIRTKVGDRYVLEEMIKGGYSIGGEQSGHIIFLDDNTTGDGEITALKLCSILKESGKKLSELAACMVTYPQVLINAKVKNELKNAYLEDEEIKREIENLEREMRGEGRVLIRPSGTEPLVRVMVEGKDYDKISQMAKELAELIERKLN, from the coding sequence ATGGCAAGGTTGTTTGGTACAGATGGTGTTAGAGGTATAGCCAATTATGACTTGACTCCACAACTTGCTTTTGAATTGGGAAGAGCAGGGGCCTATGTGTTGACCCACGGAACTCATAGGCCTAAGGTTGTGGTTGGTAAAGACAGTCGTATATCTGGTGACATGTTGGAATGTGCCTTAACTGCAGGCCTTACCTCTGTAGGGGCAGAGGTTATAAGCGTCGGAATAATTCCTACTCCTGCAGTAGCTTACCTTACGAGATTGTACCAAGCAGATGCTGGAATTATGATATCAGCATCTCACAATCCCGTAGAGTACAATGGGATAAAATTTTTTGATAAAGATGGATATAAATTGCCAGATGAAGTAGAAGATAGAATAGAAAATATAATGAAAGAAAAAATTGAGTTGCCTTCTCCTATTGGTACGGGAGTAGGTACCAGGAAAGAATACACAAATTCTCATAGAGACTACATAGAATTCTTAAAATCTACAATTGATGGGAATTTAAAAGGAATAAAAATTGTAATTGATTGTGCTTATGGAGCTAGCAGCACAGTGGCGCCAATTTTGTTTAAGGAATTGGGTGCAGAGGTTATATTGTATGGAGCAGAGCCTCTAGGCGAAAAAATAAATGTCAATTGCGGGTCTACGCATCCCGAGAAGTTGCAAGAACTTGTCGTAAAAAACGGTGCAGATATAGGTTTAGCCTTTGACGGCGATGCTGACAGGCTTATTGCAGTTGATGAAAAAGGCAATATTGTTGATGGAGACCATATAATGGCAATATGTGCTATAGACTTAAAGAAAAAAGGTGGGTTAAAAAATAACACAGTTGTGGCAACAGTTATGAGCAATATAGGTTTTGAGATTGCACTTAAAGAGCAAGGGATTAATCTCATAAGGACAAAAGTAGGGGATAGATATGTTTTGGAAGAAATGATAAAAGGTGGATATTCTATTGGTGGCGAACAATCGGGCCATATTATTTTCCTTGATGACAATACTACTGGAGATGGAGAAATTACTGCTTTAAAACTTTGTTCTATTTTAAAAGAGAGTGGTAAAAAATTGTCAGAATTAGCTGCCTGTATGGTTACTTACCCACAAGTCCTTATAAACGCAAAAGTAAAAAATGAGTTAAAAAATGCCTATTTAGAGGATGAAGAAATTAAGAGGGAAATTGAAAATTTAGAAAGAGAAATGAGAGGAGAAGGACGAGTACTTATAAGACCCTCGGGTACTGAGCCTCTTGTGAGAGTTATGGTAGAAGGAAAAGATTATGATAAAATTAGTCAAATGGCAAAAGAACTTGCTGAATTAATAGAAAGAAAATTAAATTAA
- a CDS encoding 2-oxoacid:acceptor oxidoreductase family protein: MEERIIFAGFGGQGVLSMGLIITYAGMFEGKNVSWTPSYGPEMRGGTAYCNVTVSDEEVGSPVITEATSVIVMNRPSLDKYESYVIPGGKLFINTSLVDRKAERKDIEVYEIPANDIASKLGNLKIANMVMLGAFIEATKVVKLETVLKALPEVFGKGKEHLIPINEKALNKGVELVKSLITTKK, encoded by the coding sequence ATGGAAGAAAGAATAATCTTTGCAGGCTTTGGTGGTCAAGGAGTTTTGTCAATGGGGCTTATAATTACCTATGCAGGAATGTTTGAGGGAAAAAATGTATCTTGGACTCCTTCTTATGGTCCTGAAATGAGAGGAGGAACAGCCTATTGCAATGTTACTGTATCAGATGAAGAGGTAGGCTCTCCGGTTATTACAGAGGCTACTTCTGTAATTGTAATGAATAGGCCTTCTTTAGACAAATACGAATCTTATGTAATACCAGGTGGTAAATTATTCATAAATACTTCATTAGTAGACAGAAAAGCAGAGAGAAAAGACATAGAAGTGTATGAAATACCTGCCAACGATATTGCCAGTAAGTTAGGCAATTTAAAAATTGCTAACATGGTGATGTTAGGAGCTTTCATAGAAGCCACTAAAGTTGTAAAATTGGAAACAGTACTAAAAGCTCTGCCTGAGGTCTTTGGCAAAGGTAAAGAACATTTGATACCTATAAATGAAAAAGCCTTAAATAAGGGAGTAGAATTGGTAAAAAGTCTCATTACAACTAAAAAATAA
- the iorA gene encoding indolepyruvate ferredoxin oxidoreductase subunit alpha, which yields MKKIMMGDEAVARGAYEYGITFAAAYPGTPSTEILENIAKYKEIYSEWAPNEKVAVEAAIGASIAGARSLAAMKHVGLNVAADPLFTFAYTGVNGGCVIVTADDPGMHSSQNEQDNRYYAKFAKIPMLEPSDSQECKDFVGYALDISEKYDTPVLLRLTTRVSHGKGVVELGERQNGEMKPYKKDIPKYVMVPANAQKRHVVVEERLKALRQLSEEIYINRIEWNNREIGIITSGISYLYAKEVFGDEVSILKLGMTYPLPSELIKKFAEGVKKLYVVEELEPYIEEHVKSLGIKVIGKEILPIVGELNPGIIRKAIKGHELEHISVDTKVPGRPPMLCAGCPHRGVFYVLKKKKVPVLGDIGCYTLGAAPPLEAMDTCVCMGASISGSHGFQKANEHNGRKQKIFSVIGDSTFFHSGITGLIDIVYNKGNAVPIILDNRITAMTGHQHNPGTGKTLMGEESPEIDIAKLSEAIGVKRVRIVDPFNLKEVENAVDEAMNTDDTMVIVAKGPCALIPPRPQGECRIDQDKCKKCGLCLRIGCPAISKKDGIFSIDPDQCTGCTVCMQVCPFDAIEKVR from the coding sequence ATGAAAAAAATAATGATGGGAGATGAAGCAGTAGCCCGTGGTGCTTATGAGTATGGCATCACTTTTGCTGCTGCATACCCTGGTACACCAAGCACAGAGATATTAGAGAATATAGCTAAGTACAAAGAAATATATTCGGAATGGGCTCCAAATGAAAAAGTTGCTGTTGAAGCAGCAATTGGTGCTTCTATCGCTGGAGCTAGAAGCCTTGCGGCAATGAAACATGTTGGCCTTAATGTGGCAGCGGACCCACTTTTTACTTTTGCTTATACGGGTGTTAATGGTGGATGTGTAATTGTTACGGCGGATGACCCCGGAATGCATTCCTCTCAAAATGAACAAGACAATAGGTATTATGCAAAATTTGCTAAAATACCCATGTTAGAACCTTCAGATAGCCAAGAATGTAAAGACTTTGTAGGATACGCATTGGATATCAGCGAAAAGTATGATACTCCTGTTTTGTTAAGGCTTACAACAAGGGTAAGTCATGGCAAAGGAGTAGTAGAATTAGGTGAAAGACAAAATGGAGAGATGAAACCCTATAAAAAAGATATTCCTAAATATGTAATGGTGCCTGCTAATGCACAAAAAAGGCATGTAGTTGTAGAGGAAAGGTTAAAGGCTTTAAGACAATTATCAGAAGAAATTTACATTAATAGAATAGAATGGAATAATAGAGAAATTGGCATAATTACCAGTGGCATAAGCTATCTTTATGCAAAAGAAGTTTTTGGGGATGAAGTTTCAATTTTAAAATTAGGAATGACATATCCTTTACCTTCAGAACTCATAAAAAAATTCGCAGAAGGAGTTAAAAAACTGTACGTTGTAGAGGAACTGGAACCTTACATCGAAGAACATGTAAAAAGCTTAGGAATAAAGGTGATAGGCAAAGAGATATTGCCAATAGTTGGGGAATTAAATCCCGGTATAATAAGAAAAGCAATAAAAGGCCACGAATTAGAGCATATATCAGTTGATACAAAAGTGCCAGGTAGACCTCCTATGCTTTGTGCAGGATGTCCTCATAGGGGGGTTTTCTACGTATTGAAGAAAAAGAAAGTTCCGGTTTTAGGTGACATTGGATGTTATACTTTAGGGGCAGCTCCTCCACTGGAAGCTATGGATACCTGTGTTTGCATGGGAGCAAGTATTTCTGGATCTCATGGATTCCAAAAGGCCAATGAACACAATGGAAGGAAACAAAAGATTTTTAGTGTAATAGGTGACTCAACTTTCTTCCATTCAGGAATAACGGGTTTAATTGATATAGTCTACAATAAAGGAAATGCTGTGCCAATAATTCTTGACAACCGTATAACAGCTATGACGGGGCATCAGCACAATCCTGGAACTGGGAAAACTTTGATGGGAGAAGAGTCTCCAGAAATAGATATAGCGAAATTAAGTGAAGCAATAGGAGTAAAAAGAGTAAGAATAGTTGATCCTTTTAACTTAAAAGAAGTTGAAAATGCTGTTGATGAAGCTATGAATACTGACGATACAATGGTAATTGTAGCAAAGGGACCTTGTGCTTTGATTCCTCCGAGACCTCAGGGAGAGTGTAGAATAGACCAAGATAAATGCAAAAAATGTGGTTTGTGTCTAAGGATAGGTTGTCCTGCTATAAGCAAAAAAGATGGAATATTTAGCATAGACCCTGACCAGTGTACCGGATGTACAGTTTGTATGCAGGTATGTCCTTTCGATGCTATAGAAAAGGTGAGGTGA
- a CDS encoding bifunctional enoyl-CoA hydratase/phosphate acetyltransferase: protein MKNLSEIVRKAKGLNKRFTVAGAEDSEVLLACEAAKKEGIGQPVLVGSKEKIEALAKETNINIDDYEIINEVEETEKCKRAVLEVKEGRASFVMKGLVPTATLLKAVLDSEYGIRGEGLLSHVMVYEIPNYHKLLLLTDGGMNISPTLEEKVQILKNAIKVAKAIEIENPKVACLSAVEAVNPKMPSTVEAAKLKEMNQRGEIEGIVDGPLAFDLAISKEAAIHKGVKSEVAGDADILLVPFIEVGNALGKSFTYFAKARSAGIVVGAKAPIVLVSRADSHEDKFNSIAFACVVSF from the coding sequence TTGAAAAATTTAAGTGAGATTGTAAGAAAAGCAAAAGGACTTAATAAAAGATTTACTGTAGCGGGAGCAGAAGACAGTGAAGTGCTTTTAGCTTGTGAAGCCGCGAAAAAAGAAGGAATAGGGCAGCCTGTATTAGTTGGTTCAAAAGAAAAGATAGAGGCATTAGCTAAAGAAACGAATATTAATATTGACGACTATGAAATAATTAACGAAGTGGAGGAAACAGAGAAATGTAAAAGGGCAGTTTTAGAAGTTAAAGAGGGTAGAGCATCTTTTGTGATGAAAGGTCTTGTTCCTACTGCTACTCTTTTAAAGGCCGTTCTTGACAGCGAATACGGCATTAGAGGAGAAGGGCTCCTCAGTCATGTAATGGTTTATGAAATTCCCAACTATCACAAGTTATTGCTTTTGACTGATGGAGGAATGAATATAAGTCCCACTTTAGAAGAGAAAGTGCAAATTTTAAAAAATGCTATTAAAGTGGCAAAAGCTATAGAAATAGAAAATCCTAAAGTAGCCTGTTTGTCGGCGGTAGAAGCAGTAAACCCTAAAATGCCTTCCACTGTTGAAGCTGCTAAATTAAAGGAAATGAACCAAAGAGGTGAGATTGAAGGAATAGTAGATGGGCCTTTAGCATTTGACCTTGCCATAAGCAAAGAGGCAGCAATTCACAAAGGAGTAAAAAGTGAGGTTGCAGGAGATGCAGATATATTATTAGTACCTTTTATAGAAGTTGGAAATGCTTTAGGTAAAAGTTTTACTTACTTTGCGAAGGCAAGAAGTGCAGGAATTGTGGTAGGAGCAAAAGCGCCAATTGTCTTAGTATCAAGAGCTGATTCCCACGAAGACAAGTTTAATTCTATAGCTTTTGCCTGTGTAGTATCTTTTTGA
- a CDS encoding 4Fe-4S binding protein, producing MAKVIFNEDLCKGCELCVNACPKKIIEMDLSKINVKGYHPATVKPENMDKCIGCAFCAMMCPDTVITVIK from the coding sequence GTGGCAAAAGTTATTTTTAATGAAGATTTATGTAAAGGTTGCGAGTTGTGTGTCAATGCCTGTCCTAAAAAGATTATTGAAATGGATTTAAGTAAAATAAATGTGAAAGGATATCATCCTGCTACTGTTAAGCCTGAGAATATGGACAAATGTATAGGTTGTGCATTTTGCGCTATGATGTGTCCTGATACAGTTATAACAGTTATAAAATAA
- a CDS encoding P-loop NTPase family protein: MDFKRLTIVVGHYGTGKTEIAINYARFIRESGKEVEIVDLDIVNPYFRSREVRKELFDKWRIRVTGVEEKYMNADVPAISRNIYGALYSKEKYAVFDVGGDDVGAIPLGQYHHIIKDQEAEVLFVINVNRPLTKDVKSVIDYLKSIEEAAKIKVTHLVNNTHLSYETTVEDILKGQKVVEEVSKITGIPIKMVTLKRELLNQVPDLGYPIFPIDLYMKTPWDKI, translated from the coding sequence ATGGATTTTAAAAGATTGACAATTGTAGTAGGGCATTACGGTACAGGTAAGACGGAGATTGCGATAAATTATGCTAGGTTTATAAGAGAATCAGGAAAAGAGGTAGAAATAGTCGATTTAGATATTGTGAATCCATATTTTAGGTCGAGAGAAGTAAGAAAAGAACTTTTTGATAAGTGGAGAATACGAGTAACAGGAGTAGAAGAGAAATATATGAATGCAGATGTACCTGCTATTTCTCGTAACATTTACGGGGCCTTATACAGCAAAGAAAAGTATGCGGTTTTTGACGTAGGAGGAGATGATGTAGGAGCTATTCCCTTAGGCCAATATCATCACATAATAAAAGACCAGGAGGCAGAAGTGTTATTTGTAATTAATGTAAATAGGCCCCTTACAAAAGATGTAAAATCAGTAATTGATTATCTTAAATCGATTGAAGAAGCAGCTAAAATTAAAGTGACTCATTTGGTAAACAATACCCATTTGTCTTATGAAACAACAGTAGAGGATATTTTAAAAGGTCAAAAAGTGGTGGAGGAAGTTTCGAAAATTACAGGAATACCCATTAAGATGGTTACTTTGAAAAGAGAATTACTCAACCAAGTTCCTGACTTAGGATATCCAATATTTCCAATTGACCTTTATATGAAAACTCCATGGGATAAAATATGA
- a CDS encoding lysophospholipid acyltransferase family protein, whose amino-acid sequence MLYRILRFIAISILKIFYSLEVKYEKHLPEGACIFVANHQSLLDPVVVACSVKRPVIFLASSELYKNRFLKYFLKIDKAIPIKKNSPDINAIKQALFRLKEGNSIGLFPEGGISPTGKVEKMYEGAMYLAYKSERPIVPVAIKGTREILPFGKYFPKFKGKIEVKIGEPIYPNLNIDIKMEIVELRDKVMKNILAMLE is encoded by the coding sequence TTGCTATATAGAATTTTACGCTTTATTGCAATATCGATTCTTAAGATATTTTATTCCCTTGAAGTGAAATATGAAAAACACTTGCCTGAGGGAGCTTGTATTTTTGTTGCAAACCATCAAAGTTTGCTAGATCCAGTTGTGGTAGCCTGTTCTGTAAAAAGACCCGTTATATTTTTAGCAAGTTCTGAACTTTATAAAAACCGCTTTTTAAAATATTTCCTAAAAATTGACAAAGCAATTCCTATAAAGAAAAATTCTCCTGATATAAATGCCATAAAACAGGCGTTATTTAGACTAAAGGAAGGAAATTCTATAGGATTATTTCCAGAAGGAGGAATATCACCAACTGGCAAAGTAGAAAAAATGTATGAAGGAGCTATGTATCTAGCATATAAATCGGAAAGGCCCATTGTACCAGTGGCTATAAAAGGCACAAGAGAAATACTACCTTTTGGCAAATATTTTCCCAAATTTAAGGGAAAAATTGAAGTAAAAATAGGGGAACCAATTTACCCAAATCTGAATATTGATATAAAGATGGAAATCGTTGAATTGAGAGACAAAGTTATGAAAAATATATTAGCAATGTTGGAATAA